One part of the Arabidopsis thaliana chromosome 1 sequence genome encodes these proteins:
- a CDS encoding Copine (Calcium-dependent phospholipid-binding protein) family (Copine (Calcium-dependent phospholipid-binding protein) family; FUNCTIONS IN: zinc ion binding; INVOLVED IN: N-terminal protein myristoylation; EXPRESSED IN: 19 plant structures; EXPRESSED DURING: 10 growth stages; CONTAINS InterPro DOMAIN/s: Zinc finger, RING-type (InterPro:IPR001841), Copine (InterPro:IPR010734), von Willebrand factor, type A (InterPro:IPR002035); BEST Arabidopsis thaliana protein match is: RING domain ligase2 (TAIR:AT5G14420.2); Has 1565 Blast hits to 1560 proteins in 126 species: Archae - 0; Bacteria - 2; Metazoa - 893; Fungi - 2; Plants - 396; Viruses - 12; Other Eukaryotes - 260 (source: NCBI BLink).), translating into MGGSSSKESPRGGGSGRRYERSVSGSSSYSSAWDQSSYYQTPNHPSASPVSSYNSGRQTPKNLERKYSRIADNYRSIDEVTAALSHAGLESSNLIVGIDVTKSNEWTGARSFGRKSLHFIGTTPNPYQQAISIIGKTLSVFDEDNLIPCYGFGDATTHDQDVFSFNPNDTYCNGFEEVLMCYREIVPQLRLSGPTSFAPIIERAMTIVEESGGQYHVLLIIADGQVTRSVDTDNGGFSPQEQQTIDAIVRASEYPLSIVLVGVGDGPWDTMRQFDDNIPARAFDNFQFVNFTDIMSKNIDPARKEAEFALSALMEIPSQYKATLELGLLGQRTGHCPDRIALPPPTYATQSMRNSPRTSRSTSFQNKPYDNGVSSTPPSTTHNESQQQFCPVCLVSAKNMAFNCGHQTCAGCGEDLHVCPICRSSISVRIKLY; encoded by the exons ATGGGAGGAAGTAGCTCTAAAGAGTCACCTAGAGGAGGTGGAAGTGGTCGTAGGTATGAACGTAGTGTGTCTGGGAGCTCATCTTATTCGTCTGCTTGGGACCAGAGCAGCTATTATCAGACACCAAACCATCCATCTGCGTCTCCTGTTTCATCCTATAATTCTGGGAGACAAACACCGAAGAATCTTGAGAGGAAGTATTCACGGATTGCTGATAACTACCGTTCCATTGATGAG gttACCGCTGCTCTTTCACATGCCGGTTTGGAGTCCTCGAATCTCATTGTTGGTATAGATGTCACCAAGAGCAACGAGTGGACAG GGGCGAGATCATTTGGTAGGAAGAGTCTGCATTTCATTGGAACTACTCCAAACCCTTATCAACAAGCTATTTCCATCATTGGAAAGACTTTATCGGTTTTTGATGAGGATAATTTGATCCCCTGTTATGGATTTGGAGATG CTACAACTCATGATCAGGATGTCTTCAGTTTCAATCCCAATGATACATATTGTAACGGGTTTGAAGAAGTTCTCATGTGTTACAGAGAGATTGTTCCCCAGCTTCGTCTCTCAG GTCCGACATCTTTTGCACCTATCATCGAAAGGGCCATGACAATTGTGGAAGAAAGTGGTGGCCAGTACCATGTTCTTCTCATTATCGCTGATGGACAG GTGACAAGAAGTGTTGATACAGATAACGGTGGATTCAGTCCACAAGAGCAGCAGACTATTGATGCCATTGTTAGAGCAAG TGAATATCCTTTGTCTATAGTTCTTGTTGGTGTTGGAGATGGTCCCTGGGACACCATGAGACAGTTTGATGACAACATCCCCGCTCGTGCCTTTGACAATTTCCAG TTTGTGAATTTCACGGATATAATGTCAAAGAACATTGATCCAGCAAGAAAAGAGGCAGAATTCGCGCTTTCTGCCTTGATGGAGATCCCGTCTCAGTATAAAGCCACCCTCGAACTAGGCTTACTTGG ACAAAGAACCGGACATTGTCCAGACAGGATTGCGCTTCCACCACCAACTTATGCTACTCAATCTATGCGCAACAGCCCAAGAACTTCCCGATCAACCagttttcaaaacaaaccataTGATAATGGTGTTTCCTCTACACCACCTTCAACTACTCATAACGAGAGCCAG CAACAGTTTTGCCCCGTATGTCTAGTGAGTGCAAAGAACATGGCTTTCAATTGTGGTCATCAG ACTTGCGCTGGATGTGGGGAAGACCTCCATGTGTGTCCCATTTGCCGGAGCTCAATCTCGGTTCGTATCAAGCTTTATTAA
- a CDS encoding Copine (Calcium-dependent phospholipid-binding protein) family (Copine (Calcium-dependent phospholipid-binding protein) family; FUNCTIONS IN: zinc ion binding; INVOLVED IN: N-terminal protein myristoylation; EXPRESSED IN: 19 plant structures; EXPRESSED DURING: 10 growth stages; CONTAINS InterPro DOMAIN/s: Zinc finger, RING-type (InterPro:IPR001841), Copine (InterPro:IPR010734), von Willebrand factor, type A (InterPro:IPR002035); BEST Arabidopsis thaliana protein match is: RING domain ligase2 (TAIR:AT5G14420.2); Has 1564 Blast hits to 1559 proteins in 126 species: Archae - 0; Bacteria - 2; Metazoa - 894; Fungi - 2; Plants - 394; Viruses - 12; Other Eukaryotes - 260 (source: NCBI BLink).), with protein MLEVLQAIVLFILFWVWLSWMGGSSSKESPRGGGSGRRYERSVSGSSSYSSAWDQSSYYQTPNHPSASPVSSYNSGRQTPKNLERKYSRIADNYRSIDEVTAALSHAGLESSNLIVGIDVTKSNEWTGARSFGRKSLHFIGTTPNPYQQAISIIGKTLSVFDEDNLIPCYGFGDATTHDQDVFSFNPNDTYCNGFEEVLMCYREIVPQLRLSGPTSFAPIIERAMTIVEESGGQYHVLLIIADGQVTRSVDTDNGGFSPQEQQTIDAIVRASEYPLSIVLVGVGDGPWDTMRQFDDNIPARAFDNFQFVNFTDIMSKNIDPARKEAEFALSALMEIPSQYKATLELGLLGQRTGHCPDRIALPPPTYATQSMRNSPRTSRSTSFQNKPYDNGVSSTPPSTTHNESQQQFCPVCLVSAKNMAFNCGHQTCAGCGEDLHVCPICRSSISVRIKLY; from the exons ATGCTTGAAGTGTTGCAGgcgattgttttgtttatcttgttttgggtttggttgTCTTGGATGGGAGGAAGTAGCTCTAAAGAGTCACCTAGAGGAGGTGGAAGTGGTCGTAGGTATGAACGTAGTGTGTCTGGGAGCTCATCTTATTCGTCTGCTTGGGACCAGAGCAGCTATTATCAGACACCAAACCATCCATCTGCGTCTCCTGTTTCATCCTATAATTCTGGGAGACAAACACCGAAGAATCTTGAGAGGAAGTATTCACGGATTGCTGATAACTACCGTTCCATTGATGAG gttACCGCTGCTCTTTCACATGCCGGTTTGGAGTCCTCGAATCTCATTGTTGGTATAGATGTCACCAAGAGCAACGAGTGGACAG GGGCGAGATCATTTGGTAGGAAGAGTCTGCATTTCATTGGAACTACTCCAAACCCTTATCAACAAGCTATTTCCATCATTGGAAAGACTTTATCGGTTTTTGATGAGGATAATTTGATCCCCTGTTATGGATTTGGAGATG CTACAACTCATGATCAGGATGTCTTCAGTTTCAATCCCAATGATACATATTGTAACGGGTTTGAAGAAGTTCTCATGTGTTACAGAGAGATTGTTCCCCAGCTTCGTCTCTCAG GTCCGACATCTTTTGCACCTATCATCGAAAGGGCCATGACAATTGTGGAAGAAAGTGGTGGCCAGTACCATGTTCTTCTCATTATCGCTGATGGACAG GTGACAAGAAGTGTTGATACAGATAACGGTGGATTCAGTCCACAAGAGCAGCAGACTATTGATGCCATTGTTAGAGCAAG TGAATATCCTTTGTCTATAGTTCTTGTTGGTGTTGGAGATGGTCCCTGGGACACCATGAGACAGTTTGATGACAACATCCCCGCTCGTGCCTTTGACAATTTCCAG TTTGTGAATTTCACGGATATAATGTCAAAGAACATTGATCCAGCAAGAAAAGAGGCAGAATTCGCGCTTTCTGCCTTGATGGAGATCCCGTCTCAGTATAAAGCCACCCTCGAACTAGGCTTACTTGG ACAAAGAACCGGACATTGTCCAGACAGGATTGCGCTTCCACCACCAACTTATGCTACTCAATCTATGCGCAACAGCCCAAGAACTTCCCGATCAACCagttttcaaaacaaaccataTGATAATGGTGTTTCCTCTACACCACCTTCAACTACTCATAACGAGAGCCAG CAACAGTTTTGCCCCGTATGTCTAGTGAGTGCAAAGAACATGGCTTTCAATTGTGGTCATCAG ACTTGCGCTGGATGTGGGGAAGACCTCCATGTGTGTCCCATTTGCCGGAGCTCAATCTCGGTTCGTATCAAGCTTTATTAA
- a CDS encoding Copine (Calcium-dependent phospholipid-binding protein) family — MLEVLQAIVLFILFWVWLSWMGGSSSKESPRGGGSGRRYERSVSGSSSYSSAWDQSSYYQTPNHPSASPVSSYNSGRQTPKNLERKYSRIADNYRSIDEVTAALSHAGLESSNLIVGIDVTKSNEWTGARSFGRKSLHFIGTTPNPYQQAISIIGKTLSVFDEDNLIPCYGFGDATTHDQDVFSFNPNDTYCNGFEEVLMCYREIVPQLRLSGPTSFAPIIERAMTIVEESGGQYHVLLIIADGQVTRSVDTDNGGFSPQEQQTIDAIVRASEYPLSIVLVGVGDGPWDTMRQFDDNIPARAFDNFQFVNFTDIMSKNIDPARKEAEFALSALMEIPSQYKATLELGLLGQRTGHCPDRIALPPPTYATQSMRNSPRTSRSTSFQNKPYDNGVSSTPPSTTHNESQV, encoded by the exons ATGCTTGAAGTGTTGCAGgcgattgttttgtttatcttgttttgggtttggttgTCTTGGATGGGAGGAAGTAGCTCTAAAGAGTCACCTAGAGGAGGTGGAAGTGGTCGTAGGTATGAACGTAGTGTGTCTGGGAGCTCATCTTATTCGTCTGCTTGGGACCAGAGCAGCTATTATCAGACACCAAACCATCCATCTGCGTCTCCTGTTTCATCCTATAATTCTGGGAGACAAACACCGAAGAATCTTGAGAGGAAGTATTCACGGATTGCTGATAACTACCGTTCCATTGATGAG gttACCGCTGCTCTTTCACATGCCGGTTTGGAGTCCTCGAATCTCATTGTTGGTATAGATGTCACCAAGAGCAACGAGTGGACAG GGGCGAGATCATTTGGTAGGAAGAGTCTGCATTTCATTGGAACTACTCCAAACCCTTATCAACAAGCTATTTCCATCATTGGAAAGACTTTATCGGTTTTTGATGAGGATAATTTGATCCCCTGTTATGGATTTGGAGATG CTACAACTCATGATCAGGATGTCTTCAGTTTCAATCCCAATGATACATATTGTAACGGGTTTGAAGAAGTTCTCATGTGTTACAGAGAGATTGTTCCCCAGCTTCGTCTCTCAG GTCCGACATCTTTTGCACCTATCATCGAAAGGGCCATGACAATTGTGGAAGAAAGTGGTGGCCAGTACCATGTTCTTCTCATTATCGCTGATGGACAG GTGACAAGAAGTGTTGATACAGATAACGGTGGATTCAGTCCACAAGAGCAGCAGACTATTGATGCCATTGTTAGAGCAAG TGAATATCCTTTGTCTATAGTTCTTGTTGGTGTTGGAGATGGTCCCTGGGACACCATGAGACAGTTTGATGACAACATCCCCGCTCGTGCCTTTGACAATTTCCAG TTTGTGAATTTCACGGATATAATGTCAAAGAACATTGATCCAGCAAGAAAAGAGGCAGAATTCGCGCTTTCTGCCTTGATGGAGATCCCGTCTCAGTATAAAGCCACCCTCGAACTAGGCTTACTTGG ACAAAGAACCGGACATTGTCCAGACAGGATTGCGCTTCCACCACCAACTTATGCTACTCAATCTATGCGCAACAGCCCAAGAACTTCCCGATCAACCagttttcaaaacaaaccataTGATAATGGTGTTTCCTCTACACCACCTTCAACTACTCATAACGAGAGCCAGGTATGa
- the SUFE2 gene encoding sulfur E2 (sulfur E2 (SUFE2); CONTAINS InterPro DOMAIN/s: Fe-S metabolism associated SufE (InterPro:IPR003808); BEST Arabidopsis thaliana protein match is: quinolinate synthase (TAIR:AT5G50210.1); Has 2361 Blast hits to 2361 proteins in 734 species: Archae - 2; Bacteria - 1651; Metazoa - 0; Fungi - 0; Plants - 86; Viruses - 0; Other Eukaryotes - 622 (source: NCBI BLink).) — MNTSSSFKALASPPLISTSRPTTKSFPNPRFTSRFSPKPITCMRDSLNLGSNPKAPSPFSLATVSVDAPLGTKTSDKLRILVSEFRSLTEPIDRVKRLLNYAATLAPLDESARISENRVTGCTTQVWLEIKMDEFGRMRFKADSDSEISKGFCSCLIWILDGAKPEEVMGVRSEDLSEMNVGVHGKEQSRVNTWHNVLMSMQKRTMTLVATDVAHQRGQRPPHQHDLLFKYVNGSYMESSKVHDYSISLLPLYYDFII, encoded by the coding sequence ATGAACACTTCATCGTCCTTCAAGGCCCTTGCTTCTCCTCCTTTGATTTCTACCTCTagaccaacaacaaaatctttcCCAAACCCAAGATTCACTTCAAGATTCTCTCCTAAACCCATTACATGCATGCGCGATTCTCTTAATCTTGGCTCGAATCCAAAAGCTCCAAGCCCTTTTTCTTTGGCAACGGTTTCGGTTGATGCTCCTTTGGGAACAAAAACCTCCGACAAGCTTCGCATCCTCGTATCCGAGTTCCGGTCCTTAACCGAACCTATCGACCGTGTAAAACGTCTCTTAAACTACGCAGCAACTCTAGCCCCGCTCGATGAGTCGGCTCGCATCTCCGAGAACCGAGTCACGGGATGTACGACTCAAGTGTGGTTAGAGATAAAGATGGATGAGTTTGGGAGGATGAGGTTTAAAGCAGACAGTGATTCGGAGATCTCGAAagggttttgttcttgtcttaTCTGGATCCTAGACGGTGCTAAGCCAGAGGAAGTGATGGGCGTGAGAAGCGAGGACTTGTCGGAGATGAACGTTGGGGTTCACGGCAAGGAACAGTCAAGGGTTAACACGTGGCACAACGTGTTGATGAGTATGCAGAAACGGACCATGACTCTAGTTGCTACTGACGTGGCGCATCAAAGAGGACAAAGACCACCGCACCAACATGATCTCTTATTTAAATACGTTAATGGAAGTTACATGGAATCTTCTAAGGTTCATGATTATTCCATTTCGTTGCTTCCTTTgtattatgattttattatatga
- a CDS encoding Protein phosphatase 2C family protein, with product MTNKLRSEETITSLSSFMASTLSIASPSPCSIPLSVTKVSPLKRKRPAHLNIPDLNPQQPIRTDYFSFTDFAHQNGTVSFGGNGFGVVSRNGKKKFMEDTHRIVPCLVGNSKKSFFGVYDGHGGAKAAEFVAENLHKYVVEMMENCKGKEEKVEAFKAAFLRTDRDFLEKGVVSGACCVTAVIQDQEMIVSNLGDCRAVLCRAGVAEALTDDHKPGRDDEKERIESQGGYVDNHQGAWRVQGILAVSRSIGDAHLKKWVVAEPETRVLELEQDMEFLVLASDGLWDVVSNQEAVYTVLHVLAQRKTPKESEEENLVQGFVNMSPSSKLRRASLVKSPRCAKSQSYYYNSENESPSLNREIGSSPSKSPITPWKSLWAKAACKELANLAAKRGSMDDITVVIIDLNHYKG from the exons ATGACTAATAAACTTCGCTCAGAAGAAACAATCACGtccctttcttctttcatGGCTAGTACACTTAGCATTGCGTCACCCTCTCCTTGTTCTATTCCATTGTCGGTCACAAAG GTCTCGCctttaaagagaaagagacctGCCCACCTAAATATCCCTGACCTCAATCCTCAACAACCGATTCGAACTGATTACTTCAGTTTCACAGACTTTGCTCACCAAAACGGCACCGTAAGCTTCGGTGGCAATGGTTTTGGTGTCGTCTCCAGAAACGGTAAGAAGAAGTTTATGGAAGATACTCACAGAATTGTTCCTTGTTTGGTTGGTAACTCCAAAAAg AGTTTCTTTGGAGTTTATGATGGTCATGGAGGTGCTAAAGCTGCAGAATTTGTGGCTGAGAATTTGCACAAATATGTTGTTGAGATGATGGAGAATTGTAAGGGGAAGGAGGAGAAAGTTGAAGCCTTTAAGGCTGCTTTTTTGAGGACTGATCGTGATTTCCTAGAAAAG GGTGTTGTGAGTGGTGCTTGCTGTGTTACTGCTGTGATACAAGATCAGGAGATGATTGTATCAAATTTGGGAGATTGTAGAGCTGTCCTGTGTAGAGCAGGTGTTGCTGAGGCTCTTACTGATGATCACAAACCAGGAAGGGATGATGAAAAGGAAAGAATTGAGAGTCAG GGAGGTTATGTCGATAATCATCAAGGGGCTTGGCGAGTTCAGGGAATACTTGCGGTTTCCAGAAGCATTGGAGATGCACACTTAAAGAAGTGGGTGGTTGCTGAACCTGAGACGAGAGTACTAGAACTGGAACAAGATATGGAGTTTCTTGTCTTAGCTTCTGATGGACTTTGGGATGTGGTTAGCAATCAAGAAGCTGTTTATACCGTGTTGCATGTTCTAGCTCAGAGAAAGACGCCTAAAGAAAGTGAGGAGGAGAACTTGGTTCAGGGCTTTGTCAATATGAGCCCATCTTCGAAACTTCGTCGAGCTTCACTGGTCAAGTCTCCCAGATGTGCTAAATCCCAAAGTTACTACTACAACTCAGAGAATGAATCACCCTCACTCAACCGTGAAATAGGGAGTTCACCTTCAAAGTCACCGATAACACCGTGGAAGTCTCTTTGGGCCAAAGCGGCTTGCAAAGAGCTTGCGAACCTGGCTGCAAAAAGAGGCAGTATGGATGATATCACAGTGGTGATAATTGATCTCAACCATTACAAAGGCTGA
- a CDS encoding Protein phosphatase 2C family protein (Protein phosphatase 2C family protein; FUNCTIONS IN: protein serine/threonine phosphatase activity, catalytic activity; INVOLVED IN: protein amino acid dephosphorylation; LOCATED IN: protein serine/threonine phosphatase complex; EXPRESSED IN: 19 plant structures; EXPRESSED DURING: 7 growth stages; CONTAINS InterPro DOMAIN/s: Protein phosphatase 2C, manganese/magnesium aspartate binding site (InterPro:IPR000222), Protein phosphatase 2C-related (InterPro:IPR001932), Protein phosphatase 2C, N-terminal (InterPro:IPR014045); BEST Arabidopsis thaliana protein match is: Protein phosphatase 2C family protein (TAIR:AT2G30020.1); Has 6733 Blast hits to 6560 proteins in 362 species: Archae - 6; Bacteria - 120; Metazoa - 1758; Fungi - 815; Plants - 2713; Viruses - 9; Other Eukaryotes - 1312 (source: NCBI BLink).), with protein sequence MTNKLRSEETITSLSSFMASTLSIASPSPCSIPLSVTKVSPLKRKRPTHLNIPDLNPQQPISTDYFRFREGDAKVSPLKRKRPAHLNIPDLNPQQPIRTDYFSFTDFAHQNGTVSFGGNGFGVVSRNGKKKFMEDTHRIVPCLVGNSKKSFFGVYDGHGGAKAAEFVAENLHKYVVEMMENCKGKEEKVEAFKAAFLRTDRDFLEKGVVSGACCVTAVIQDQEMIVSNLGDCRAVLCRAGVAEALTDDHKPGRDDEKERIESQGGYVDNHQGAWRVQGILAVSRSIGDAHLKKWVVAEPETRVLELEQDMEFLVLASDGLWDVVSNQEAVYTVLHVLAQRKTPKESEEENLVQGFVNMSPSSKLRRASLVKSPRCAKSQSYYYNSENESPSLNREIGSSPSKSPITPWKSLWAKAACKELANLAAKRGSMDDITVVIIDLNHYKG encoded by the exons ATGACTAATAAACTTCGCTCAGAAGAAACAATCACGtccctttcttctttcatGGCTAGTACACTTAGCATTGCGTCACCCTCTCCTTGTTCTATTCCATTGTCGGTCACAAAGGTCTCGCctttaaagagaaagagacctACCCACTTAAATATCCCTGACCTCAATCCTCAACAACCGATTTCAACTGATTACTTCCGTTTCAGAGAGGGTGACGCAAAGGTCTCGCctttaaagagaaagagacctGCCCACCTAAATATCCCTGACCTCAATCCTCAACAACCGATTCGAACTGATTACTTCAGTTTCACAGACTTTGCTCACCAAAACGGCACCGTAAGCTTCGGTGGCAATGGTTTTGGTGTCGTCTCCAGAAACGGTAAGAAGAAGTTTATGGAAGATACTCACAGAATTGTTCCTTGTTTGGTTGGTAACTCCAAAAAg AGTTTCTTTGGAGTTTATGATGGTCATGGAGGTGCTAAAGCTGCAGAATTTGTGGCTGAGAATTTGCACAAATATGTTGTTGAGATGATGGAGAATTGTAAGGGGAAGGAGGAGAAAGTTGAAGCCTTTAAGGCTGCTTTTTTGAGGACTGATCGTGATTTCCTAGAAAAG GGTGTTGTGAGTGGTGCTTGCTGTGTTACTGCTGTGATACAAGATCAGGAGATGATTGTATCAAATTTGGGAGATTGTAGAGCTGTCCTGTGTAGAGCAGGTGTTGCTGAGGCTCTTACTGATGATCACAAACCAGGAAGGGATGATGAAAAGGAAAGAATTGAGAGTCAG GGAGGTTATGTCGATAATCATCAAGGGGCTTGGCGAGTTCAGGGAATACTTGCGGTTTCCAGAAGCATTGGAGATGCACACTTAAAGAAGTGGGTGGTTGCTGAACCTGAGACGAGAGTACTAGAACTGGAACAAGATATGGAGTTTCTTGTCTTAGCTTCTGATGGACTTTGGGATGTGGTTAGCAATCAAGAAGCTGTTTATACCGTGTTGCATGTTCTAGCTCAGAGAAAGACGCCTAAAGAAAGTGAGGAGGAGAACTTGGTTCAGGGCTTTGTCAATATGAGCCCATCTTCGAAACTTCGTCGAGCTTCACTGGTCAAGTCTCCCAGATGTGCTAAATCCCAAAGTTACTACTACAACTCAGAGAATGAATCACCCTCACTCAACCGTGAAATAGGGAGTTCACCTTCAAAGTCACCGATAACACCGTGGAAGTCTCTTTGGGCCAAAGCGGCTTGCAAAGAGCTTGCGAACCTGGCTGCAAAAAGAGGCAGTATGGATGATATCACAGTGGTGATAATTGATCTCAACCATTACAAAGGCTGA
- the FXG1 gene encoding alpha-fucosidase 1 (alpha-fucosidase 1 (FXG1); FUNCTIONS IN: alpha-L-fucosidase activity, carboxylesterase activity; INVOLVED IN: lipid metabolic process; LOCATED IN: plant-type cell wall; EXPRESSED IN: 25 plant structures; EXPRESSED DURING: 13 growth stages; CONTAINS InterPro DOMAIN/s: Lipase, GDSL (InterPro:IPR001087); BEST Arabidopsis thaliana protein match is: GDSL-like Lipase/Acylhydrolase superfamily protein (TAIR:AT3G26430.1); Has 3145 Blast hits to 3097 proteins in 87 species: Archae - 0; Bacteria - 62; Metazoa - 0; Fungi - 3; Plants - 3080; Viruses - 0; Other Eukaryotes - 0 (source: NCBI BLink).), with product MNPILSSLFALSLLSSLSPSTHAHQCHFPAIFNFGDSNSDTGGLSAAFGQAGPPHGSSFFGSPAGRYCDGRLVIDFIAESLGLPYLSAFLDSVGSNFSHGANFATAGSPIRALNSTLRQSGFSPFSLDVQFVQFYNFHNRSQTVRSRGGVYKTMLPESDSFSKALYTFDIGQNDLTAGYFANKTVEQVETEVPEIISQFMNAIKNIYGQGGRYFWIHNTGPIGCLAYVIERFPNKASDFDSHGCVSPLNHLAQQFNHALKQAVIELRSSLSEAAITYVDVYSLKHELFVHAQGHGFKGSLVSCCGHGGKYNYNKGIGCGMKKIVKGKEVYIGKPCDEPDKAVVWDGVHFTQAANKFIFDKIAPGLSKACKRQ from the exons ATGAATCCAATCctatcttctttgtttgctctctctttgctttcttcacTATCACCATCAACACATGCCCATCAATGCCATTTCCCAGCAATCTTTAACTTTGGTGACTCTAACTCCGATACCGGCGGTCTCTCCGCTGCTTTTGGCCAAGCTGGTCCTCCTCACGGCTCTTCCTTCTTCGGCTCACCCGCGGGACGATACTGCGATGGTCGCCTCGTCATTGACTTCATAG CGGAGAGTCTTGGATTACCATATCTAAGCGCGTTTCTAGACTCCGTTGGTTCAAACTTCAGCCACGGCGCTAACTTCGCTACCGCGGGATCTCCGATAAGAGCTCTTAACTCTACTCTACGTCAAAGTGGATTCAGCCCATTTTCACTCGATGTACAGTTCGTACAATTCTATAACTTCCACAACAGATCTCAAACTGTTCGTAGTCGTGGAGGAGTCTACAAGACAATGTTGCCTGAATCCGACAGCTTCTCAAAAGCTTTGTACACTTTTGACATTGGTCAGAACGATCTCACAGCAGGTTACTTCGCTAATAAAACCGTAGAACAAGTTGAAACCGAAGTTCCTGAGATCATAAGTCAGTTCATGAATGCTATCAAG AATATTTATGGACAAGGAGGGAGATACTTCTGGATTCATAACACTGGACCTATTGGTTGTTTAGCTTATGTGATTGAACGGTTTCCGAATAAAGCATCAGACTTTGATTCACATGGATGTGTTTCTCCTTTGAACCACTTAGCTCAACAATTCAATCACGCTTTGAAACAAGCTGTGATCGAGCTAAGAAGTTCTCTATCTGAAGCAGCCATCACTTATGTAGATGTCTACTCTCTCAAGCATGAGTTGTTTGTTCACGCTCAGGGTCACGGGTTTAAGGGATCGTTGGTTTCGTGTTGTGGACATGGAGGGAAGTATAACTACAACAAGGGTATCGGATGTgggatgaagaagattgtgAAAGGTAAAGAGGTTTACATTGGAAAGCCGTGCGATGAGCCTGATAAGGCTGTTGTGTGGGACGGTGTACACTTCACGCAGGCTGCTAACAAATTCATTTTCGATAAGATTGCTCCAGGGTTAAGCAAGGCCTGTAAAAGGCAGtga